The stretch of DNA CCGCCGTTATGCACAGTGCTGTCCGTGAAGTCGTACGCGCCGGCGATGCTGCGAAGTCACAGGCTCATGTCGCCGTGGTCGCCACTCACCGCACCTCAGGCAACGCTTCGGCAACGTTGGTATTCGGCCGATCGCTGTCACTGGGTTCATATCCCATCGTCACGTCCATGATTGTCGTCATCGCCATGGTGATTGGTGCCTTCTCCATCGAATCGACCCGTCGTCGTATGGAGGTGTCTCCGGAACGTCCACGCGGCACAGGTCTCGGCCTGTTAGCGGCTTGCGCGGGCATCGGAGTGCTGGTAACTATCTATTATTTGCTGCTCTCGCTGGGTGTGACCGCCATCATGACCGGCTCGCTTGCGGGATTGGCGCTACGCCCGGTGCTATTGGCAACGTGTTCGATGGCCATCTTCGTGTTCTTCGGCATTTCGATTGGCTTCGCGCTTGGCCGTCTCGCTATCTCCGCAAGCGCCGCCAACGGAATGGCCAACGTGGTGGGGCTCGCCATCGCGTTCACTTCCGGCGCTTGGTCATTTGGTTCCTCTGTGATGACCGGTCCTGTGGCATTGATTGGCAAGCTGTTGTGCGGCCGCTGGTACCTTGATGCCATCGATCGGGCCATGGGTTTGGGAACTTACGCGGGCGGCACGTCAAGTCTTGGCGGCTGGGCAACCTCTACCGGAATGGTCGCGCTCTTCGCGATTGCTTTGGTATGCGTCGGTCTTGCCCTTGGGTCTCCAAGACGGCATAAGGAAAGAAACCGAACTTGAAATAAGGTTGGTTAAACGCCGATAAATCCGGCAGCGACTCGATAAGCCCCTTCCCGGCAAACGTCTGGAAGGGGTTGCCGCTAGGGTAGAAGGCTATGTTCGAGGTTTATATTCATGTGCCGTTCTGCTACCGGAGATGCGGGTACTGCGATTTCAACACCTATACGGCCATCGATATGGGATCAGGTGCGTCGCGCGGCAATTATGCGAACCTTGCTATCGACGAGATACGACTGGTCAAGGAGTGGCAGGAACGTCACGGAATCAATGAACCGACGTTGTCTACGGTGTTCTTCGGAGGAGGGACACCCACGTTGCTGCCGGCGCGAGACCTTGGACGAATGCTGCACGCGGTCAAGGAGACGTGGGGTATCGAGGACGGTGCGGAAATCACCACTGAAGCCAACCCTGACACGGTTGACGAACGATATCTGGAAACGTTGGCGGAAGCAGGATTCACCCGTATCTCCTTTGGTATGCAGTCGGCTGTGCCGCATGTGTTGAAAACGCTTGACCGCACGCATACGCCAGCCAATGTGACCGCCGGAGTAAAGGCGGCGAACAAGGTGGGATTGCGTTCCAGCGTCGACCTTATCTATGGGGCTCCCGGCGAAAGTATGGATGACTGGCGCAAGTCTGTAGAGACGGCCATAGAACTTGGGGTGAATCATATTTCGGCATACGCGCTGACCGTCGAACCCACTACGAAAATGGGTCGGCAGATCAAGGCCGGAACCATTGCCAAACCGGATGATGACGATGAGGCGGCGAAATACGAAATTGCCGACAATCTGTTCAAACAGGCTGGTCTGCAATGGTACGAAATCTCGAATTGGGCGCGTCCCGGTTATGAGAGTCGTCACAATCTGGGTTATTGGCGCAACGTCGATTGGGCTGGCATTGGCCCCGGAGCACACTCGCACTACCGCACGTCGAATGTTGGCGCGTGGCAGGAACATGCGGTTTCCGGCGCTCGCGATATCGATGAGGACGGATTCAGAAAGACAGACACCGCCACTCAGACTGAACATAACGCATCAGGCGATCGGAGCGACTTTCAGACTGGCCACGACACATCATGCGATCAGGAGGACTCTCAGACAGTTTCGTCAAACAATCAGAGCAACCAAAATATGGCTGATACGCCTAAGTCTGGGATGAATCTAGCTTTGCCGAAGTCCGCGGTCTTGGGCGAGACTCTGGATCAACGGGACAATGCTCGTTTTGAAGCCGAAGACGATATCCACTCCGATGCCAACCAGTTCGGCATACGCGCGTGGGGCATCGCGCATCCCCGCAAATGGGCCGAGGCGATGCACACCGGAAATGTGCCGTGGCAGGGTAGTGAGGCCATCACTCACGAGGAGAACCTTGAGGAAACGGTGATGCTCGGCTTGCGCTTGCGTGAAGGGATCGATATCTCGAGAATCGAACAGGCTTCCGGACATGCGGTCAATCGTGCAAAACTTCGCGGAATAGAACAGTCTGGTTTGATTGAGATTCAAGACGACAATCGCATCGTGCCGACGTTGCGGGGCCGACTGCTCAACGATACGGTCATCGAACAAGTGCTCGACATTTGTGGCTGGTGACGGTATAAACCGCGAAAAATTACTAATTCGAGTCCGCGTATATGGCATTCGACTTGATTGCGGCAAGGTTGCAGAGATAATCACGGAATTTGCCTTTGAAGTGTGATTTTCGTCGGTATAGCTACTGATTTGCAGAAATAATCACATTGAAGTGTATCCGACGATAGGCAGATGTCCACGATGTGGAAGATTTTGCGTGAAAATGGACATCGATACATTTCTGACATCACGTACCGCTAATCTATGAGAGCGCTCGTTACGGAGCATCAGTTTTTGGAAGCTAGAGGTGATTGTGGTGACGGCTAAAACCCCACTCGATTTGACGATTCATCGCCCGCAAGATATGTACGACCCGGCGGCGGAGCACGACGCGTGCGGTGTCGGTATGGTCACCACTTTGAACAAGCGACCGGAACGCAAAATTGTCGACGATGCCATCGAAGTGCTGGTCAATTTGAACCATCGTGGAGCGGTCGGAGCAGAGGAGAATACCGGTGATGGTGCCGGAATCCTTATGGCTATGCCCGACGAATTCATGCGTTCGGTTATTGAGGCGGATTTGCCGGAAGCCGGTCATTATGTCGCGGGTATTGCTTTTCTCGACCGCGATTTGGCTGCGGCAAGCGAGCAAAAGCGTCAGATCGCCGATATTGTGGCGCAGGAAGGGCTGGAAGTCCTCGCGTGGCGTACGGTTCCGACCAACCCAGACGGGCTGGGATTGCAAGCGCTGGCCTCCATGCCCGCCTTCGAAATGCTGGTCATGGCTTCTCCGAAAGGTGACGGACAGGAATCGTTGGGTGACCTCGAACTTGATCGTAAAGCCTTCCGCGTGCGCAAGCGGGTCGAGCATGAGGCCGGCGTCTATTTCGCCTCGCTTTCGGCGCGCACCATCACTTACAAGGGCATGCTCACCAC from Bifidobacterium sp. ESL0728 encodes:
- the hemW gene encoding radical SAM family heme chaperone HemW, yielding MFEVYIHVPFCYRRCGYCDFNTYTAIDMGSGASRGNYANLAIDEIRLVKEWQERHGINEPTLSTVFFGGGTPTLLPARDLGRMLHAVKETWGIEDGAEITTEANPDTVDERYLETLAEAGFTRISFGMQSAVPHVLKTLDRTHTPANVTAGVKAANKVGLRSSVDLIYGAPGESMDDWRKSVETAIELGVNHISAYALTVEPTTKMGRQIKAGTIAKPDDDDEAAKYEIADNLFKQAGLQWYEISNWARPGYESRHNLGYWRNVDWAGIGPGAHSHYRTSNVGAWQEHAVSGARDIDEDGFRKTDTATQTEHNASGDRSDFQTGHDTSCDQEDSQTVSSNNQSNQNMADTPKSGMNLALPKSAVLGETLDQRDNARFEAEDDIHSDANQFGIRAWGIAHPRKWAEAMHTGNVPWQGSEAITHEENLEETVMLGLRLREGIDISRIEQASGHAVNRAKLRGIEQSGLIEIQDDNRIVPTLRGRLLNDTVIEQVLDICGW
- a CDS encoding ABC transporter permease, with the translated sequence MNICKAALTVAKRHLTYILFYLVAFSLIMTAILFQTVSDTHGSSPSYSPYTSRVAVIDRDGDAGGIATGLRDYLGQTNSVVHVDDNRRAMQDTMATDAADAIYIVPKGYMRDFADAVSAGRAPKQLSVILKGQDTQDLSETKVSTFLSNLRTAYLAGNVSQAGAQKGSAAEKSVTGTAVGMSPTTSQSANVPVAPANPTVATMARSAAKISQADESAVMHSAVREVVRAGDAAKSQAHVAVVATHRTSGNASATLVFGRSLSLGSYPIVTSMIVVIAMVIGAFSIESTRRRMEVSPERPRGTGLGLLAACAGIGVLVTIYYLLLSLGVTAIMTGSLAGLALRPVLLATCSMAIFVFFGISIGFALGRLAISASAANGMANVVGLAIAFTSGAWSFGSSVMTGPVALIGKLLCGRWYLDAIDRAMGLGTYAGGTSSLGGWATSTGMVALFAIALVCVGLALGSPRRHKERNRT